From the genome of Rhodothermales bacterium:
GAAAGAAGATGGCTGTAGTGTCCCGGGGCGGAAAGTCTGCCGCGACCAATTTCGAGGTGGTGCGCTCTTTTCCGGATTCGTCAGTGGTCAAGTTCCGTCTTGAATCGGGCCGGACTCATCAGATCCGTGTGCACGCGGCCCACATCGGACACCCCATACTAGGAGACTCCACATACGGCGGACGAGACCTCAAGAGGAAGAATCTGACGAAGTCGCGACGGGCGTTCTATGCTAACATTCTGAAACGCTTGCCACGACAGGCACTGCATGCACGGTCACTGGGCTTCATTCATCCACGAACGGAAGAGAGATGTCAATTCACGAGCGAACCTCCGACCGATATCAGAGAGGCGATTGAACGGCTGGGGCGTGCATCCTGAGCGGAGCGGTCGCGAGTCGTATATTTGGCCCCCAGGTGCCTCAAACGTCGGTCCTGGGCACGAACATCTCGCCTCACTGATCGTTCTAATTAGCTTAGACGATAAATCGCAAGAAGGAAGATGCTCCAGGTGGAGACCGAAATAACCAAACTGCTCCGTCCCGGCTCGATCTGCGTCGGTCTGCGGGGAGCAACGAAGGACGAAATCCTCGAGTCCATGCTGGATACGCTCGAGGGTCATCCTGCCGTGATCGACCTGGAGAAGGTTCGAGAAGACGTCGCCTCTCGTGAGAAGATCATGTCGACGGGTGTTGGTCAGGGTCTCGGTCTGCCACACGCAAAGACGGCAGGCGTCACGGAAACGATGGCGGTTTTTGCCGTGAC
Proteins encoded in this window:
- a CDS encoding PTS sugar transporter subunit IIA, giving the protein MLQVETEITKLLRPGSICVGLRGATKDEILESMLDTLEGHPAVIDLEKVREDVASREKIMSTGVGQGLGLPHAKTAGVTETMAVFAVTEEPIEFRAIDDEPVRLLFMLLGPETSRSQHIKVLSRISRLMNRHQIRDALLAARSPDEVVEILSDGELDLMDR